In Zingiber officinale cultivar Zhangliang chromosome 1A, Zo_v1.1, whole genome shotgun sequence, the DNA window actgttctatcaaaattgtatacggattATCATGCGAGTATGATCTTGCACATTACCGttacttttccattccaattccgcTTCAAAGTATCAACACTCATTAGAGGAGATTATTGATGCACGTACATCAGTTTAATGACGAATGAGTACAACCTAACAGGACATCCCatgttgttgagatattagatgggatggatcCACATATGTGAGAGCATATGATAGACAAGTTTTTCAATATGATAGATCCATCTCAAAGTACAGTTTGAGCCCCTTCATACAACACAAaacatagaggtcgacctacgggtagagatgagcaaagtggatGTCGCATACCCTCTTTTGTAGATgcatccacttcaggatctagggtctctcaaccgACTGCAACATCTCGATGGAGAGGAAGACGTGGAAAGGGGTCAAAGGTTTGcaatactcaaacgacccatgatcactctccagttccacccatacatgatacttatattgagaaattacatGTGCCTCTACAacgttatatttctcacactaTTGATGTTCAACCTGATAATCATTGTAGATTCAGggcaatagctgcactaattAGATATGGTGAAGAAGGTTGGTTTCAAGTACGATTCaagcttatagaagagattcaacaaaataagaatctatatgatcaactttatccaaATCAAAATTTGataaccaatctattattctcattgaattgGTTCGAGCCGTGGGCACCAGAAATGTATTAGATGGACTCTATGCCTTTGGAaattgtcatcgcatcaaggtacaatcttgtactgCATACATTTAGTGAAAATGttgggagttgttttactcacttgccattaagaactcatccagttccaaaccaagaacgtcgagaaatagctattgctcatgttggcaatcacttcgtacaagttttcttacATCCTCATTACCCTGTAAAACCCATTCCAACATgtggtggcaacattcatcgtatgaaACTAAAGGATGGGTCACTCGTTATAGGACACGTTTTCATTTATGGTACGAAGTAATAGGTATACCACCACCAAATGAGTCGGGAGTATAATTTAGAGgtaatattgattaaaatttctatttttatatatttctatGTTTTTTTGTATTATTGCATGTAcccttcatttgaaaaaaaaaaatgtttgttcCTAAATTATAaatgtgttcattattaattGTCAATACTtttgttagttttaaatatataatttttattttgatccatatttttatactttttaaaatgtttacaaataataactcctaaaatttataactaaaaataaataaaagattataaacatataaaaaaaattattcaaaaaaaaaatttgataaaaaactgattaaaaataataaaatcaataaaaaaaacaaaacataaaaaaataataaaatcaataaaaaaaacaaaacataaaaaaataataaaatcaataaaaaaacaaaacataaaaaaataataaattggaaaaaatacaagtattatgaaaaataataataaataaaattaattataaaataaaagtaaataaaatttatataaaatttaaaaataaatattgataaaaataataaacaaaattgattaaaaaataaaattaaataaaattgaaaaaaaatatcgtattgataaaaaaataataaattgaattaattaaaaaatacaattaaataaaaactaaataaaattaaaaattacttgagctatttttaaataaaactaattaaaaaaataaaactaaatgaaaaataataaaataaaataaaaaagaaaaaaaaagaaagggtaGAAACATAATTTGGAAcggggagagagagagggggggttGGGGTGCGAGCGTATGTATTTTCCACAagtagataaaaaaataatacctatgttttataaaaactaaaaaataaataaagtacTTACGAAATTGAACCGATCCACAAGTAGATTATAGATACGGGATTTGAATCGAATTGCATAAGAATTCGATTTCCACTCACAAAAAGCAAATTCCTTATATGCAAATTCCTCTTTATCTAATGTTCTAtggaaacttaatttcattaaaaaTATATCCAAAATTTCCCTTTGATTGTTGGTATTCCTCACCttagtttacaaactctagacgTTTTGTAACCAAAAAAAATACAATTCTACAGAACAATGAGATTCCCAAGGGTGGGAATTCCAGTTTACCAACTAAGCAAGTTTAGTTTGGTACAGTACTGAAAATTTCAGTACAAACTAAAACAATTTTTGTCCAGTTCTATTATGTTAATCATGAACAATGCAAATGAATaactaagaataagaaaatattaaCTAATATAGTAATcactctatctatatatatatatatataaatagtttGGTTAACGGTTTGTACCAAGATTTCAGTTTTGTACAAACCAAAGCAAAACAGTTATAGTTCAAGAAATACTTCAATTTGGGTTCTATTCCACCAGAGTAGAGGTAAAGAAACAGAACGAGAAAGAGAAATGAGCAGGGTAAGGATCTTGCTCAAATAGAATTCCAAGGTACAGCAAAAAAGAAGATTGTGCAATGCAAATCATCCAAAGAAGAAGACAACATGCACCAAAAACCAAATTCTTTGTATAGTAGTCTCAACGCAGCAAGAAAATCCAATTCTTTGGACAAAAAATGAAAGGGCAATTACCCGCCAGCAGCCGGACGGACTTCCAAGATGTCAGCAGCAAGCTACAGAAGAACAAGACCGAGCGCCGGAGATCTCAGAGCAAACGGGATTCGGTAGTTGTATAGGTAGTAATGGCGTCGCCAATCACCAGGTCCAAACTTGAGCTTGTCCAAGAAGGCATGGTTGTGCATGATATCAAGGGCATTGAATACATCATGATCCTCCTTCTTTGCCACAATAAGTGCGTCGTTCACCAGCTGATGCAGTGGAGTTTTGGTGGACACGTTGTAGAGAGAGTAAGCAGCCTTCAACACTGAATGGTTCTGGTTATTCAGAATCGAAGAGGAGAGGGTATAAAAACTACAGAAGTCTGTGAGTTCATTAGTGCCAGGGTTCTGGACCACATAACTGTCGACCACATTCTCCACAGGAAGAAGCCAGTGCTCCACATCTTTCTCGTCGAGATCGGCCGCAATAAAGAACTGGCTCAAGAATCCTCTGAGCAGCTTTGTGATTGCCGGGACATCAGCGAGCTCCATCTTCCTGAATCCGAGGGTGACTATCGCCTCGGGAAGCCTGTGAAGCTTGACCGCCCTGCTCATCGTCATCCGAGGTCCAAGCCGATAAAATCGGACATCGACCAGCTTCTTAGGATTTAGGGAGCGGTGCCAGTAGCGGCAGGTCGCGATGGGAGTCGGCAGGAGTAACCCGCCTGTGTAAGCTGCCTGCCACACATTCTCCAAATGGGCCCGCCGAGTGAGCTCCTTGATCATCACAGGGGCAAGCCGCTTCGACCGCAGCTTCTTGTGGACGCACAAGAGGTTGACCTCAGCCATCCGGACCACCTCTCTTCGCACGCGGATCCGAGAAGGCACGCCAGTGATGAAGGAGACGAGCTTCTGGGTGGCTTTCACACGGACCCCAATGTGCCAGGACTTGAAATATCCCGGCGGGCAAAGAGCCCAACGGAGAAACTCCTTGGAAAAGCTGAGGCGGAACGTGCTCGCCTCATTCACCACGTAGTTGTCACGGAGGAGGTTGCACACCTCGGAGCAGGTCCGGTCATCGTCCATGTCGCAGGTGGTCCACTCGTAAAGCGCAGGGAGGTTATAAGGCTCCTGCTTGACGGCATCGACAGGAGTCGGCTGCTCAATGGGGCCTTCCACGAGGCTGGGGCCGAGGCCGTCCTTGAATTGCCGCACCGGCTGGGTATCCCAGAACCGATGCTGCTTGTTGCTCATGGAGATCGTCTTTCGGATCCTGCGCGCAAAAGATTCGATATCGACCTAGCTCGGCCTCCGCTGCTAAGGCCGCCGCCGAGTCTTGGCTCACTTGAGCGACAGCAGTGGCCGGATGAGGATCGGGGTTACTGATTTGCTCCTCGTCGGGGGATGAGGAGTCGTTTCCGGCGACCACCACTGCGGACACGCGAAAGGAACCCAACCGAGATCAAGAAACAGACGGACAAAAACTACAGAAGAGGGAATCGAGGAGAAAAACAGCTGATTACCTCTGGGAGCGGCGGATCGGAGCTGAGTCGAAAGCCGATAGATTAGGgtttgaggaggaggaggaggaggcgacgGAATCGCAGAGGGACGGAGCTGAGAACGCGCGCTGCTGGCACCGAGGAGGCCAACAAGAAACGACTTCTTTGGTGGTAGCGGACTGGATCGGAGTTAAATAGAAGCCAATATAACGGTTTGACGGGATGGTAGTGATAGAATGTGGGTTGCCTTCATAAAGGGCCTAATAGTTAATTGGGCTTTAGTTATTTCATGTATAAATGTTAAAAAGGtagtagaaattaaaaaaaaaacattatttattatttattggaagaaaaaaaaacccAACAAATGTAGAGGCGATACAAACTCTGATTTATGATAATAACATTTGACTAAATATGTAGTTGTATATTTTCAATaacaataattaaattttatcccATCGGTTATGTGAATTCTTTTAAGACTCTATTGCTTACTATATTctcatttatatataaataaattttatcttattttattattgctaaataAATCTTCTTTCTATGtgaatatttatcatagtttcacatcataTGAGTAACATATTTATCTTAGTCGTCTAAATAAATGATGTACCATCTTAAATCCATCTCTCATAGTTTTTCCTTAAATAGGTACAATCCCGACTTTCTCTATAATCTATCCATTTCTTATCAAATTCATCTACCTTAATATCCTCATATTTGTAATTCTCATCTTCTGTTCATGTACTCAATTCATAGTCTAGCATTCAACTTCATATAGTATAACATGTTCAACTGTCATTTTGTAATACTTTCCTTTAAGTCTTGAAAGTATTTTACGATCACAAATAACATTAGATGCCCTCTTCcattttaatcattttaattatATTCAATATAAGATTTCTCTGAACTCTTCTATcctttttctattactctttatCAAATTTTcatgatataatttattaatttaataatcctataatttatataattttatacatctcttttatttttatataagggAATACTTATCATCCACTATTTTATATttcttccattttcaattttacgtTGAATAACTTTGCAAGTGTTCTGTA includes these proteins:
- the LOC122029179 gene encoding glycylpeptide N-tetradecanoyltransferase 1-like → MSNKQHRFWDTQPVRQFKDGLGPSLVEGPIEQPTPVDAVKQEPYNLPALYEWTTCDMDDDRTCSEVCNLLRDNYVVNEASTFRLSFSKEFLRWALCPPGYFKSWHIGVRVKATQKLVSFITGVPSRIRVRREVVRMAEVNLLCVHKKLRSKRLAPVMIKELTRRAHLENVWQAAYTGGLLLPTPIATCRYWHRSLNPKKLVDVRFYRLGPRMTMSRAVKLHRLPEAIVTLGFRKMELADVPAITKLLRGFLSQFFIAADLDEKDVEHWLLPVENVVDSYVVQNPGTNELTDFCSFYTLSSSILNNQNHSVLKAAYSLYNVSTKTPLHQLVNDALIVAKKEDHDVFNALDIMHNHAFLDKLKFGPGDWRRHYYLYNYRIPFALRSPALGLVLL